The genomic stretch TGCTCTCTCCAGGCACTGCAAAAGGAATGCtgacctgctgacaccttgactatAGCACAGTGACactcattttggacttctgacctctagaaccGTAAAACAacttatgttgttttaagccactaaatttgtggtaatttgttacagcagccatataAAGCTAATAACTTAGGTAAGGGCTGGTTACTTCTGAACTGGACAGACTCTGTGGTGACCCTCTCCCCCTGGGTCAGGGCCTGACACCAGTGCCGGGACAGCCCCACTTCCTACAGAGTTGGTACTGGTCTCAGGAACCGGATAAGATATATGGAGAACATACCCTGAAGGGTACATGGAAAAGTCCAGACTGGATCACTGACCCACAGATACATGAGTTTGTAAAAGATTCTATGGTTTAAACCACTGAAGCTGGAATGTCTGTTACACAGCAAGAGCAGCCaactgcccgccccccccccaaccagtgcctttgcacttgctattccttctgcctggaattctGTTCTCCCAGCTTGTTTCATGGGTTGGTTTCCCATGACTTAGGCTTCAGCTCATAGATCACCTCCCTGGAGAGGCTAGCCTCATCCGGCTCAAGTCATCCCCACAACCTGGCCTCTGCCTCATGACCTGCATTCATTTCTGCAGCATTCTTCATATGTCGTATCTTATGCAGTTATTATTTTACCTGTTTACTGCATGCCCCCTCCCTCACCAAGAATGTAAGTTCACTGAAGATGAGAACTTGGTCTCACTCACCGCAGAACGGATGCTTGATGCACATTTACTGAAAGACTGAGTAGTCAATTTGCCCTGAAGAATGTGAAAGCAGATATGAAGAGAGAGTGCCACAGGGCTGAATGGGCTCCTCCCAGCCCTGCAGGGCTCTCCCCTCACCTGAGCACACACTTCAGGGCACCCTCTCATCCACTGCCCAtagctcctcctcctgctccagcaGGAAGATGACATCTAGCTTGGGAAGCCAACATCCTGCTCAAGGGAGACCCACAAGTATGCCTTTGTATTCCAGaaccctccccatccccctgtcCACTCCATGTTCAGTCTTCTGGGACCAATTGGCTGTAGGCCCTAGAGGTGACAGGTTGTGGTAGAGGCCCTAATGCTAGGCCTCATACGGACACCAACACTGGCTCTGGGTGGATGTGTGACCCAGCCCCCGCCAATTAGAgttctgctgcttcccctgcctgctggcaataatgaaattattatttcatatgaAATATGAACTTCATATGAAAGTGGACTTAGGACCTTCTAGGATCATAGAAGGACCTAGCTTCTATGGGTGCCCAGGATACAGACTCTGTCTTTTCTGCTGGTCTCAGATGCAAAAGAGGTACTCTGGTAGCTATCTTCTCACTTCCGGGGGCCCATCTGTGAATGGAGGCAgaaagagatacagagggaggaagtgtggggggagggggttcctGATAGCACTACAGAAAGACCCTGGGATTCTGCAGTCATGGGAGCCACTATGGCCCTCTTACCCCAGGATTTTCTGCCTCTGGCATTTTCGGGTGGGATCTATAACTTCCAACCAAATATCAGGTCTCTAAAGCCCAAAACTCATGCTAGGTATCTGCTTTTAAGGACTAAACCTACCCCTACTTTTAACCCAGGAGAATTAGAATCTgtgctggggggatccctgggtggcgcagcggtttagcgcctgcctttggcccagggcgcgatcctggagacccgggatcgaatcccacgtcaggctcccggtacatggagcctgcttctccctctgcctgtgtctctgcctctctctctctctctctgactatcataaataaataaaaaaaaattaaaaaaaaaaaaaaaagaatctgtgctGGGGGCAGACCATCAGGGGTTCAGTTGTAGCCTTACCCACAGACACCAGGAGCCTgaaggtctccagcatcacatcgCGATACAGGGTCCTCTGGGCAGGCTCCAGCTGCCCCCACTCCTCCTGGGTGAAGTCCACAACCACGTCCTCAAAGGTCACTTGCTCCTGAAACATCACACACAAATGTCCTCACCCAGGCCACACCTGGCGATGGCTGCTAATAGGAGCAGCTGGTGGACAGGGAGAGCAAAGCtggtgggggggagtgggggggtttCTCAGGTCTAAGGATTTAGGTCAGCTTTCCTGTGGGGTGTAAGGGCTCTGCTAGAAGAAAGGGGGTCTTAGGATATAAGAGGACCCACCGGGTCCTGCAAACACAGGACCCCTGAAATGCCATCATGGCAGTGACCGAGGGAGGGGCATGAAGGAGCCTGGGGAGGCTGAAAACCTCCCATACATCAGCTAGAATGTCCACTAGTATCCATACCTGCAGTCAACAAGCTGCACATTCACGTAAACCTATATTGTGCATTAATGATACCTGAATACAaagtgaggagagagaagagtcaaTGGAGTGGGGGGAACGAGCAAATGAACTAGATGGGGGTCCCCAGTTAAAGGACTCCTGGGGACCATTTCCTAGTCTTTTATTTTGGACATTTATAAATTGGGGTAAAAACACAATCCCAAGGAGAAAGTCTAAATGGGTTCCAGGGTACAGGGAGGCTCCCAGGGGGATTCCGGAATCATCACTACCACACTTGTGTGTTTTCTGAAATTCCCACACAAGGCCAGTTTCTTCTGTGACTGGGTGGGGAATTTATGATTTTCTTCAAGGCATGTGAGGGGCAGAAACAGACATCCTCTGCAAAGGCAGTTTCATCTCACCAAATCAAGTGTTGTGGATGGCTGGgcgaggtggggaggtgggcagaggcaaGTGAGTCCAGGGCCTCACCTTGACTTTGGCTGTCACTGCCTTGAGTGATGGGAGTGAGAGACACAAGGTAGCCAAATACTGGATCCTGGCCCAACTGGCAGCATATGCCTTTGCTAACATTTCCCCCACCAGAGGAGGGGAGATGTGGGGCAGCAGAGGGTATTAAACTAGGCTTCAGGGGTTGGGGGAGCACTGTCAAGACCTGGCCCTCAACCCAGATGACTGGGCTTTAAACTCCAGCCTCAGGTCCATGTTTTAAAGTGCTCTGAGCCTCCCTGCCCTCATCTGTAGGTTACTGAGAACTCCCTGAGAAGGCTGTTGGGAGGAATAAGGGAATTCACATGGTGTGTGTGCCCCAGGCCTGGCACATATTGGGTGCTTTATCTGTGTGAGCCACCATTCAGGCAAGTGTGCTGGGGAGCTTGGGGAGGTTTTATTTTACTAACTTCCCTATCCCTATTTCTGCTACATTTTCCAGACTCAATAGGTCTTAGTGTTATCTGCAGAGACCACTGAGTGCAGGTCACCTTTCAGGGCTCCACAGATGCCATGGAAACAAGAGACACACACCTGGCCACATGGTGTTCATGCGCTAGTTACAGGGTCTGGGAGCTGACAAAAAATGAATCCCAAGAGGGGTAAGTGGTCTAGAGAAAATGGGACGCTGATGGCGTAGCCATACAGAGGTCTGGAAGAAGAGTCATGAAGGCAGTGGAATGTGTGCTGAGCACTGGGGGCTTTGGTGGGGGCACATGGTCTGAGCTGGGCCCAGGCATCCTGAGTTTAGCCCTGGCTCAGCCACTCCCAGCtgtgttttagtttcttcattcCAACCTCACAGGGCTGACGTGTTTGGAGGATAGGGTGGAGTGTGTCCAGTACTGACCACAGACTTTGGTACATTTCCACCCATtcactgagtgcctactgtgttcTGGGCCTTTGCACGGGGCAAAAATGGTCAGAAGTGCTTCCCAAAGCCCTAGCCTCAAGCAACTCGCCTAGAAGACCTTGTTCTCAGTCTTCCTATTATGTTATGTACATGCCCTTTATGGAAAGTGCCTGTTTCCACCACCAGGCATTTGCTTGTGGTACTCCCCCAGCCTGGAATATTATTACTGTTGGCCTTGATCTCATTCCCCAACCCCCTGCAGGCCTCTGTTTGGGGGCCACTTCCTCATAGAGGCCTTCTGGGCTATACTGGCTAATGCCTGGTGCCTAAGCCCATCTTCTTCTGGGCTTCATTTCCCTGCACAGCACTTGGCGCATTTACATTCCTCATAGGGACTGTAAGCCTCACAGGAATGGTGATTTTTTTGTTCATCTTCTCTGTTCCCAAACCTGTAATTCCTATAACAGAGCTTGGTGCACCACTCGGTCAATAGCAAGTGCTAAGTGCCTGTTGCCTAAGGGACTGGATGGAGAGAGTGAGCTGGCAGTACAAACTGGAACCCTGGATTGAGAAAGTGCCAGACACATCAGTGGAATGGATAAGTGCTATCTGCCCCTCACCTGTCTTGAAGAAAATCATAATCTTGAAGGAATCAGGGAAATCCTCTCAGAGGTGGTGAGGTGTGAAATTGGAAGGAAGATGGAGCTGACTAAAGCACATTCATGGCAGGGAACAGAGTaagggcaaaggccctgagaggAGAATGAGTCTGTGCAGACTGGAGGCCAGGCCTGGGAGGCCTGTGTGTGAAGTTGGCAGTGTACTCACCGGGGCCCCAGCAGCAAAGAGCCCAGCAGTCATTCCCTCCTCCGCTGGCCTCTTGCAGGAACAGCAAGCTCCTCTGCAGGCAGTTCTGGGGCAAAAGGGGATATGAGAGACTAGGCAAGTGCTGTGGTGACCAGAAACCTCCCACCCTGTTATCTGTGTGCAAGTAGGAAGGGCTGTGGCTGCTAGAGCCTGGAGCCCTGCACCGAGGCCAACCCCACCAGCAATGAAACCTCAGCTTGGTGTTCTCCAGGCCTCTACTCTGCCCAGTGCTATTCCAGGCAGTTGATGGATTACCTTGAATTCTCCTACCCCATTTcacaaatagaaaaactgaagGCCACAGCAGGCAAGGGTAGACCTCCAGTTGCTCAGATGACTTCCAGCGTGATAACTATTTCTGCTACTGACAGAAAGCTAGACAGTTATGAAGTCTTCGGGCACtgtttgcctcagtttccccctctcaTAAAATGAGAGTGGTGACCTAGCACAGAAATTATAGGAATTAAGGTGTGGCAAGGGGCGAAAATGGAGCCTGGCATGCAGCAGTACACACATGAAGGCAATCTGTGCTGGAAGGAAAGCCTCTTGCTTCAGTGAGCATCTATTTAGCATCTGCTACATGCAAGGCTCCACTGGTGGTGGTTTACAAGCTCATCTCTGGCTGAGTGCCCAGAATGAAACTCATTCTGGTAGAATGCATTTCCCTTGTCCCTCTGTACTTCCCCTTGATGACCCTTCCCGGGCACCCTTGATTCTGCCCCATACCACTTGTGCCCTATTGTCTTCACAGCGGTTTCCAAGATGGGAGTTATCTTGTTCAGTGATGTGTTGACAGGTTTCTTATCATCCTCCTGACTCCCCTGGGGGATCTGGGGACCGGAACAATACTGGGGGCTCTTGGGtatagcacagggcctggcacccaggaCATCAAAATAGGTGCTTGCTGAATTAATACAGAGGCCTGGATGGTACTCAGTAAGACTCTTAACATAATGAGTCTGTGTTCTGGGTCCCAGAGAGTAAAATGGCTGGGAGTAAAATCTTGTGCTTTCGGTCTCCCTCACCATCGTCCTGAGAAGCCGCTCGGTGAGTTCCAGAGAGACTCCACAGCGGGGCTCGGCCCTCCACACCCTCCAAACCCTGGACGTCCCACCAAAGCAGGTAGGAATGCAGGTCAGGCTGGCTCTAGACTCTGAAGGGTCGGACCAGCTGCCATCCTGACGGTGATACCGAAGCCGGGGGCCCCCACCCCTTTTGCCAAAGCCAGGGCGCCACCCCGGCCGCAACTCCTCCTCTCGGACCCGGTCTGGGCCCCGCCCACTTGGCCCCGCCCCAACCGCCCCCGAAGCGACCCGCCCTAGCCTAAAGCAGGAAAGGGGGCTCGCCACAGACGCACGAGGGAAGACTCCAGATGCCCGCCCGTCTCGGCCTCCCCCGATCCGGCCACCCCATTCTCACTTACCAGCCGGACGGCAAGACAAAGGCCGCGGCCGTCACCAGGCGGATCTGCGCCTGCGCTGGGGCGCCCAACTACATCTCCCAGAGGGCGACGCGCGCACTTTTGGTCGTTTCCCTGCTCGCCTCACCCTCGCCCGGGGCCGTGGCTACGGGACTCGAAGTAAGGAGCTCGGCCTCGCGGACCTTAACCTAGACTGCCCTCCCCAAAACCCTTCCATGCCCTTGCCTGATGGCAGGACGAAGGCCACGCCCGCTGTTGGCCGGGACTGCGCCTgcgcaggtggcgccaaaccacaaCTCCCAGAGGCCCACGCGCGGGCTCTGTGCGCAACTGCCATCTGACCCCGCTGCGTCCCCGCGGGAACCGAGTTCGAGTTTCGGTGCGGGTCTTCATGGCGCCGTCAAAAATGTCCAGTCCCCGCTAGCTGTGTGGTGGGCCCCGTGAACGTCGTCCTCATGCTCTTACAGCGGGGACTGGCTGGGGACTAGTGTAGCTACAATGGTGGGGGGTCAGGAGCACCCACAGCAGAGGCGGTGGGAGATCCCGAGGACGACGCCCCCGCGCCGAGGCGGTGTGAGTAGGGCCAGAGTGAAGTAAGTCCTCCTGGAGTGACGACGGAGTTCTTTCATATTGGAAACTGTGCCGTAAACTTTACTGTAAAACACACGCGGTGCTTCcaaaaaacagcaagaaaatgCAAGACACAAAAATAACccgcaaaaaaattaaaacagtgacATTGACTAAGATGCCAAATACTAGAGCCGTTTACGATTTGCCACGCCGACCCTATATTGCATTACTGAAGACGTGGTCGTAGGAAACATCCCGTGGTAGACACGTTTTTAAACTGCTTTACATCACTGTCAGATGTGTGCATTTGAACAACAGCATAATATTTAAAGCCGAAGTGCCCTCCTtgactgaatttatttttggctGAACATTGACCAAGGCCTGTCAGGCTCTAGGCCCAGGGTACAGCAGTCAGCAGTGGACCAGGCACCAACCAACAAGGTGTGCACGTTAGCCATCGCCCACTCAAGCCAGACTTCCTTTCACTGATGTGCATGGACCATCCCTGGAGAAGTGAGTATAAAGAATCTAACCAAGGTTGAGCCATGTGCACTTGCCCTTTTAAGAAAGATCGATTGATTCAAGTCAGGGCTTGCACACTGGAAGCTGAGAAAAGGTGTCAAGACAGGggcctttttttctttggaaCAGTTGGAATCAGCTCTGACTGAACACAGCAGAGAAGACAGTAAGAATTCTCATGTTAGGGAAAAACCTACCTGGGTACGTTTTCTTTACACATACAGACATTAAAAAAGGTTAGGCTGGTTCTTAGATGAGTAAAAGACTTTACACATCATAAGCACTATGACAGTGGTATGAAAGAATACAATGGATGGCTCAAAATCAGAGTGCACTGACGTAAACGAGGCAAAGACAAGCTTATCGGATTTAAAGTGTCTTGTATATTCAAAGACTATAAAGGCTCACATCTGTGATTGTCATACCGAAAGTCCACCTGCTCTTCTCTATACTATAGTatgaagactttaaaatatacataaaaaaataaaaaataaaataaaataaaatatacataaaatgtcaATTATCAGTTCCCTCACCCACAAACCAAAATGCAAAaagatacttaatttttttcttagttttttcttccacaaaatgtgttctcttttccttctactttccttTTACTCGATCAAAAGTCATGTACACACTTCTCATGATGAAATCTTTTTCCCAAAAGGTCTGGGCAGAGTCCTGGTGATGAACGGCTGAAGGTGCCACACAGACTTGCCTGTTCCAGGTTGCCCTGCCCAGCTCCCTTAGGACTTGTCCCTCTGTTACCTTCCTCTAGCCTCctgatcctttttttccccaactttcACAAACTCCAATGCTTGCAGGGGCCAGGATTTATTTAAAGGGATGGATGCTAATGATCTCAACCAAGTGGCCCCACATGAGCAGGTAAGCTCAGTGTACAGGGTCTGGGCTTCTCAAAAGAAGCCATAGATTTGGATTTGTGTGTGAAATCTTTTGGTTCACAGGGAATTCAAAGGGTTTAAAAACACAAGATATTATGAAGGCTCGCTCTCTGTTGGCCTTTCCCCATTCAGACCAGTGGCTGGGCCCCTGCTCCTGCCAACATCAACTTCCTCTAACCACAGGGGTCGCCTCCACCTGGCTGTGACAGGACCACACCAGGAGCAGTTGCATTAGAAATCGGTGTAGCTTTCTAGTAATTCTATAATCATGTCATAGATAGCACAACTTTGTGACACTCTATTTTTGATACATTGttcaatatatacatttaaatatcttacagtgtttaaagttcaaaaaaaagTGTTTAACCTTGTGTAtgtatttcatctttaaaaaaagtcattttgggAGCCTCAAAACCTAACAGTGCCGAGGACTCTGTTCCCAGAGACCCTGGCTGCAGTGAGGAGGAAGGTGGTCTGTTTGCCTCTGGTTCTGGAGCATGGGATGATGAGGACTTGAACTGTATCACAGTACCCAGTACCTGGCCCAGAAAATACTCTGTGACAAGACCTGGAGGACAGACAAAGAGACTGGGAAGGGTCCCAATGGGCAGGTGCTAGAGTCTTGCAGCAGACATTGGCAGATGAAGGCACAGGGTGAGCCAGGCGTGCATGGAgtgagcagaaagagaagagagaggctggTGCTCTATCTCACTACAGCTTAAGCAGCATCTTGGGATTAAGCAAGCTGGGCAATTAACTTAATTTGGCAGCTTTGGTGAATCGGGATTCTTACAAATGACTCTGCAGGTCCAGGTCCCTGGGCCACATCCTTGCCTGTGTCAGCCGAGCCAGAGTGTGTTGAGGGTGGCCTTCCATGTTGCTGCCACCCCACCTCCTCAAAGGTCCAAGTGAGGCTTCCCTGGCTTACCACTGCAGTCCTGAGGTGGGGCCTTGGCAGTAGCTGCAACTCACTCATTTGGTTACCATTCACCCATTCTCACTCACGAAGGGCTgttctgtgccaggtgctgataATGCCACAGTGAAGACTGTTATGAACAGAGGAGGCAGCCTTTGTGGAGATAAGGAAACCCAGCATAGGAGTCATTGTGGAGAGGGGCCAGCATCTACCACCCCAGCACTGGGGACTAACTGAAGCAGGAGAAGAGATCCAAAGGAACTGGTCTGCTGGACTTTATGTCATCTCAGTATTTCTGCTTCAGAGGGATCCTGCTGGCTGTGGATATTGGATGGGATGGAGGGGAATGGATTGGAGGCAGGGTTCTCTTAGTGGCAGCTGCAGACATCCAGATATGTAGGAAAGAAGATAGAagagagggaggctggggtggtTAAGtgcagaggagaaaagagaacaggcTGATCCTGGGGCCTTGGAGGGTAGAGGTATGATGGCCTATGGGAGGCAGTTGGTTTTCTTTTGCTCATGGGTTCTTTGGACAATCTCAGTTGGAGGACTGAGGGACACCAGGCAGATGTCTCTGAAGGGCATTTGGTCTGTGGGATGCCCAGGCAGACATCTTCGGAGAACCCCATCTTCAGAGCTGTTCATATGAGGATGGTTGGGGTCCATGGCAGTGAGGGACCTGACTGATGATTGCCTTGTGGGCAGCAGCCCCTACTCTCTCATGCAATCCTGCTCCAACCCAGAGAGCTATGAATGTGCCTCTGGCTTAGGGGGATTGGGAAGAAAACTGCATTGATATAAACCCCTGGCCCCCAACAAGTGGAGACACTGGGAATTCTTTGTCCACATATCCTGTCATCTCAAACAAACCTGTCCATCGTGTGTGCTATAGTGGAAGGCTCAGGGGCTGACTGTGGGGCCAGGACCCCCACTTTGTCACCTGATCTCCAAGGAAGAGACTCTGCCTCAGCAGGATGAGAAAGAAGGTGCTTGGGAGGAGAGCTGGAACCCACAATAAATTAAGGCGTGGAGTAGAGCCAGAAGCCCCCGGTGGGGACTGTGAGGATAAGCCAGGGTGCTGGAGCAAGCCACGAGCAAGGCCCAGCTAGTGAGAGTTCCAAGAAGGCAAGCGCGGCGAATGGCGCAAAGGCAGCAGAGGGACCTGCATGGCCCTGGAGGGTGCTAGGGGACAGGCTACTTATGCAGGAGGCAGCTTGGTGGAGAAGCAGCAGTGGGCTGGGTAGGGCAGATCCAAAGGCTTTTCCAGTTGAAAGGTGACTTATGGATGATTTAAAGAAGAAGGTCTCTGCTTACATGCGGTTAGAGTCAATCCAACACTATTTCCAagtaaagttcaaaaaaaaaaaaaaaaaacgaaagaaagacaaaaactttaAGGCTTTCGTTTGCATGGGGCAAGTGGTGCCCAGCAAGGAAGGGCTGGGGATGGATGGAAAGCTGAATCCAAGTGCATGCAGGCTGTCCCCAGAAGTGGTGGGGAACTGAGATGCCTGGGAGACCCCACATCTGGTCTTGGGAGATCCAGGGTGAGCATAATGCCAGATTTTTATGTGATATCTATGGTTTGAAAAATGTTGgcatttatctcaaaataaaaaaaagtcattctgtGAATCAAACAAAATCATGTGCTGGTCAGTTTTGGTTAGACCTAAAAACCCTGCCCAAAATCTAtccagaaagaaagcaaattagtAGATAtcagggactgagggagaggacatggggagtgactgctaatgggtgtGGGGAACCCATtttgggagtgatgaaaatgttccagaatgcatcgtggtgatggttgcacaacactatGCATGTACTTAATGCCACCGAATTGTGCATTTTAAGTAGTTAAAATGGCACGTTTTATGTTGTGTTTACTTTATCATAAAAAAGGGAatgtaaaaggaaaaggagggcggggacaaaaaaaaaaggaagaaaatagttaAGTTCCACATAGAAGAGCCCCACGCGTGTGCCGCGCTCGCAGGGGCTGGGCGGGCAGGAGGCCTCCGTTCCTGGAGTACAGGACCGCCGCTGGGTCAAGGGCGCGGGCGCAGCCCTGGCGTACCCGGAAAAGACTCCCAGAACCGATGGCGCTGGCGAAGCTCTTTCTTTTGTCGCTTGCGGAGCACAGACGGCCGGCCGCCGAGCTGAGAGCGACGCTGGGCGTCGCTGTCACCCAGGGAACACGGCGAAACCCCGACACGCGGCGGGTCCGGGTCGCCTGCAGGACGCGTCCGCCAGGGGTCGCTGTCGCCCAGGgaaggcggcggcgggggcggtgGGTCCCAGGTCGCTCCGCAGGACAAGCCCTTCGGGGGTCACTGTCACCTAGGGTAAGTACCAGGCGCGGCGACACCCCGAGACGCGGCGGGTCGACGGTCGCCCTGCAGGACGAGCCCTTTGGGGGTCGCGGTCACCCGGGGTAAGCGCCAGGCGCGGCGATACCCCGAGACGCGGCGGGTCCAGGTCGCCTGCAGGACGGGTACGCCAGGGGTCGCTGTCGCCCGGGGAACTCGGAGGCAGGGGTGGCGGGGCCCGGTCGCTCCGCAGGACGAACCCTTCGGGGGGTCGCTGTCACTTGGGGAACGCGGCAGGTGTGGCGACACCAGGCAAACGCGGCAGGTCTTGAGTCGCCAGCAGGACGAGCCCTTCGGGGGGTTGCTTTCACCCGGGGAACGCGGCAGCGGGGGCAGTGGGTCCCGGGTCGCTCCCCAGGATGAGCCCTTCGGGGGTCGCTGTCACTTGAGGAACGTGGCAGATGCAGCGACACCCGGAGACGCAGCGGGTCCTGGGCCGCCCCGCAGCACGAGCCCTTCGGAGGCCACTATCACTTGGGGTAAGCGATAGGTGCGGCGACACCCGCGGGACGCAGCGGGGGTAGTGGGTCCCTGGGTCGCTCCCAGGACGAGCCCTTCGGAGGTCGCGATCACCCGGGGTAAGCACCAGGCGCGGCGACAACCCCCAAGACGCGGCGGGTCCGGGTCGCCTGCAGGACAAGTCCGCCAGGGGTCGCTGTCGCCCGGGGAACTCGGCGGCGGGGGTGGCGGGTCCCGGGTCGTTCTGCAGGAAGAGTCAGCCGAGGGTCGCTGTCACTCGGGGAACGGGGCATGTGCAGCGACACCAGGGAAGCGAGGCGGGTCTTGGGTCTCCTGCAGGACGAACCCTTCAGGGGGTCACTGTCTCCAGGGGTAAGCGGCGGGCGGGGCGACACCCAGAGAACGCGGCGGAGGTGGTGGGTCCCGGGTCTCCTGCAGTACGAGCCCTTCGGGGGTCACTGGCAGCGGGGGGCGCGGCAGGGGTGGCGGGGCCCTGGTGGTCTGCAGGAAGAGCTTTTCGGGGGGTCTGTCGCGCGGGGGACacgggggggggcgggtggccaGCAGGACGAGTCCGCCGGGGGTCGCTGTCGCGCGGGGCTCGCGTCCGCTCACTGCGCAGTGTGCAGTTTCTGGTGGTCGAGGAGGTGGACCATCCAGGGGAAGGCCTTCCCGCAGACGCCGCACTCGAAGGGCCGCTCTCCTCCAGCGGCCGCCCCGCGCCGGTCTCCGTCCGCGTCCTGAGCCTGCCCCGCCGCTTCCAAGGGGCCGGCCTCCCCTGGCCCCTCGCCCCCGCCGCGCCGGGGCTTCTTGCGCGGCGGCTGCAGCAGGTGGATCTTCCGGTGCTCCCCCAGGACGGAAGCGTGCAGAAAGGCCTTGCCGCACTCGGGGCACGGGAAGGGCCCCTCTTCCAGGTGGCGCTTCTGGTGCTCGATGAAGTGagtgacccaggtgaagacctCCCCGCACTCGGCACACGCGAAGGGCCGCGTCCCTGAGGGGACTTGGGTCGCTGCTGGGTTCCCCGAGGAGGGGGCAGCAGCCGGTTGTCCCGCTTCTCCAGGGGAGGCTTTGGTGTCTTTGAGTAAGGGTAGGCGAGTGCTGCCGACATCGCGGTCCCCAAGTCTCTTTGGGGGACTCGTGCTCTGAGCACCTGGGAGGGTGGGGTCTGCAACCAGGCTGGGCTGAGGGCTCAGGTGCAGGGGCCCCTCTGGTGCAGGCCCTTGGCCTCTGGTGCCCTTAAGCACAGCGTCCTTGGGGGTAGCCCCTGCCTGCCTTACACCCTCTTCTGAAGCCTGAGGTGTGTCCTGGGCCAGCCTGGGGAGGGAGTGTCTGTTCCTCAGGGCTCTGTCCCCAGTCTGCCCA from Canis aureus isolate CA01 chromosome 1, VMU_Caureus_v.1.0, whole genome shotgun sequence encodes the following:
- the ZSCAN1 gene encoding zinc finger and SCAN domain-containing protein 1, whose translation is MLPLAKALASPRSPQTSALGEQDRASQLASPGDAEAWRLRFRQFQYRVAGGPHRALGQLWMLCRQWLRPEAHSKEQMLELLVLEQFLGALPSKMRTWVQSQGPRTCREAASLVEDLTQMSQQEVLVSLTDHQDRSISEEEDGKSLRSQKDPSQASELGLPQEGEWPQPAQPQRSPHTRAGAEASCTLGSLGLRPPSMKADTQKMLQHGVPSAACPGLGCSPLKPSVWDEPPCGQTGDRALRNRHSLPRLAQDTPQASEEGVRQAGATPKDAVLKGTRGQGPAPEGPLHLSPQPSLVADPTLPGAQSTSPPKRLGDRDVGSTRLPLLKDTKASPGEAGQPAAAPSSGNPAATQVPSGTRPFACAECGEVFTWVTHFIEHQKRHLEEGPFPCPECGKAFLHASVLGEHRKIHLLQPPRKKPRRGGGEGPGEAGPLEAAGQAQDADGDRRGAAAGGERPFECGVCGKAFPWMVHLLDHQKLHTAQ